The following are encoded together in the Deltaproteobacteria bacterium genome:
- a CDS encoding sigma factor codes for MPTADTRRASPGADRAARAAAEAVARRSYGKLVALLAARTRDVTAAEDALAEAFAAALVAWPAQGVPRSPEGWLSTVARRKWIDAARRRRRAEEAGGHLRLLADELAAAAGEGRALPDERLPLLFACAHPALDPGVRAPLILQAVLGFDAATIGSAFLVPPATMSQRLVRAKRKIRDAGIPFHVPEGADVAARLDAVLDAIHAAFAMGGAEPAGAALERRNLAGDAIWLGRLVVSLLPEEPEALGLLARMLYARSRWRAERDAAGAYVPLAEQDPAAWDAAAIEEAEALLARARALPGPDGHHRLAAAVEAAHAARRHTGRTDWPAIARLYDALLPRAGSPAVAVERALARAEVYGPPAGLAALDALAGDPRVAGYPPYWAARAGLLARAHETGRALAAYGRAIGLERDPAVRRFFERRRSETARRNP; via the coding sequence TTGCCGACAGCCGACACCCGCCGCGCCAGCCCCGGCGCGGATCGCGCGGCCCGCGCCGCCGCGGAGGCGGTGGCTCGCCGCAGCTACGGCAAGCTCGTTGCCCTGCTCGCCGCCCGGACCCGGGACGTGACGGCCGCCGAGGATGCGCTCGCCGAGGCCTTCGCGGCTGCCCTCGTCGCCTGGCCGGCCCAGGGTGTGCCGCGCAGCCCCGAGGGCTGGCTCTCGACCGTCGCCCGCCGCAAGTGGATCGACGCCGCGCGTCGGCGCCGCCGGGCGGAGGAGGCCGGGGGTCATCTCCGCCTCCTCGCCGACGAGCTCGCCGCCGCTGCCGGGGAGGGCCGCGCGCTGCCCGACGAGCGCTTGCCGCTCCTCTTCGCCTGCGCCCACCCCGCGCTCGACCCGGGCGTCCGCGCGCCGCTGATCCTGCAGGCGGTCCTCGGCTTCGACGCGGCCACGATCGGCTCGGCCTTCCTCGTCCCGCCCGCGACGATGAGCCAGCGGCTGGTCCGCGCCAAGCGCAAGATCCGCGACGCGGGGATCCCGTTCCACGTGCCCGAGGGCGCCGACGTCGCGGCCCGCCTCGACGCCGTCCTGGATGCGATCCATGCCGCCTTCGCCATGGGCGGGGCGGAGCCGGCCGGGGCTGCGCTCGAACGGCGCAACCTCGCCGGGGACGCGATCTGGCTCGGCCGGCTCGTCGTTTCGCTCCTCCCGGAGGAGCCCGAGGCGCTCGGCCTGCTCGCGCGGATGCTCTACGCACGATCGCGTTGGAGGGCGGAGCGCGACGCGGCGGGCGCCTACGTGCCGCTCGCGGAGCAGGATCCCGCCGCCTGGGACGCGGCGGCGATCGAGGAGGCGGAGGCGCTGCTCGCGCGCGCACGCGCGCTGCCGGGTCCGGACGGGCATCATCGGCTCGCGGCGGCGGTGGAGGCGGCCCACGCGGCGAGGCGCCACACGGGCCGCACCGACTGGCCCGCGATCGCCCGCCTCTACGATGCGCTCCTCCCGAGGGCCGGCTCCCCGGCCGTCGCCGTCGAGCGTGCTCTCGCCCGGGCCGAGGTCTACGGTCCGCCCGCCGGGCTGGCGGCCCTCGACGCGCTGGCCGGCGACCCGCGCGTGGCGGGCTACCCGCCGTATTGGGCTGCCCGCGCCGGGCTCCTCGCGCGCGCGCACGAGACCGGGCGCGCCCTTGCGGCCTACGGGCGCGCGATCGGGCTCGAGCGGGACCCCGCCGTTCGCCGCTTCTTCGAGCGCCGCCGCTCGGAGACCGCGAGACGAAACCCCTGA
- the mgtE gene encoding magnesium transporter, giving the protein MSATGPDERSEAVSGADLADAWPFLDAAERSEGFRMLASEEASDLFQGLGAREQAALLAALSRAERQLWVRQLAPDDAADVLQEAGEEARAELLQLIDPETRREVTALLAYAEDAAGGLMSPRYARLRAEMRVDEAISYLRRQARTQLETIYYIYVLDAEQRLSGVVSFRELFAASPEKTVRDVMHTDVVRVPDDMDQEAVSQVFAESDLMAVPVVDAEGRIKGIVTVDDIVDVVREEATEDIQKIGGTSALDAPYLEVGLLGMVRKRVFWLAILFLGSLLTATVIGYYEDAIGRAVVLALFIPLIISSGGNSGSQATTLVIRALAIGELRLRDWWRVLLKELGSGLALGAILGAIGFVRVWLWPGPGAPVGEAERIALVVSASLVGIVLWGSLVGAMLPFVLSRLGFDPASASAPFVATVVDVTGLVIYFSVAMVILRGTLL; this is encoded by the coding sequence GTGAGCGCGACCGGGCCGGACGAGCGTTCCGAGGCGGTCTCGGGCGCCGATCTCGCCGATGCGTGGCCCTTCCTCGATGCCGCCGAGCGCTCCGAGGGCTTCCGGATGCTCGCCTCGGAGGAGGCCAGCGACCTGTTCCAGGGCCTCGGCGCCCGCGAGCAGGCGGCGCTGCTCGCGGCGCTCTCGCGCGCGGAACGCCAGCTCTGGGTCCGCCAGCTCGCCCCCGACGACGCGGCCGACGTGCTGCAGGAGGCCGGCGAGGAGGCGCGCGCCGAGCTGCTCCAGCTGATCGACCCCGAGACGCGCCGCGAGGTGACGGCGCTGCTCGCCTACGCCGAGGACGCCGCCGGCGGCCTGATGAGCCCGCGCTATGCGCGCCTGCGCGCCGAGATGCGCGTCGACGAGGCGATCAGCTATCTGCGCCGCCAGGCCCGGACCCAGCTCGAGACGATCTACTACATCTACGTGCTCGACGCCGAGCAGCGCCTGAGCGGCGTCGTCTCGTTCCGCGAGCTCTTCGCCGCCTCGCCCGAGAAGACCGTGCGCGACGTCATGCACACGGACGTCGTCCGGGTGCCCGACGACATGGACCAGGAGGCCGTCTCGCAGGTCTTCGCGGAGTCGGACCTGATGGCGGTGCCGGTGGTGGACGCCGAGGGCCGCATCAAGGGCATCGTGACCGTCGACGACATCGTCGACGTCGTGCGCGAGGAGGCCACCGAGGACATCCAGAAGATCGGCGGCACCTCGGCCCTCGACGCGCCCTACCTCGAGGTGGGCCTGCTCGGGATGGTACGCAAGCGCGTCTTCTGGCTCGCGATCCTCTTCCTGGGCTCGCTGCTCACCGCGACCGTGATCGGCTACTACGAGGACGCCATCGGGCGCGCGGTGGTGCTGGCGCTCTTCATCCCCCTGATCATCTCGAGCGGGGGCAACTCCGGCTCGCAGGCGACGACCCTGGTGATCCGGGCGCTCGCGATCGGCGAGCTGCGGCTGCGCGACTGGTGGCGGGTGCTCCTGAAGGAGCTGGGATCGGGGCTCGCGCTCGGCGCGATCCTCGGCGCGATCGGCTTCGTGCGCGTGTGGCTGTGGCCGGGGCCGGGCGCGCCGGTCGGGGAGGCCGAGCGGATCGCGCTGGTGGTGTCGGCGAGCCTGGTCGGGATCGTGCTGTGGGGCTCGCTCGTCGGCGCCATGCTGCCCTTCGTCCTGTCGCGGCTCGGCTTCGACCCGGCCAGCGCCTCGGCGCCCTTCGTGGCGACCGTCGTCGACGTGACCGGGCTCGTGATCTACTTCAGCGTCGCGATGGTGATCCTGCGCGGCACGCTGCTCTGA
- a CDS encoding enoyl-CoA hydratase/isomerase family protein, with the protein MTSAARVHSLPEALARLRAPDAAEAFGPLGAEPLLAVDVEAGASSARLGAGVALPGAADALRARLARLPCPTVALARGGAQGTAAKRWGPAFDVVVESDAALAQVAGAAARTPIAAATCVQLLRLGAWHDLEAGLVAESLAYATLQGGPEFAAWLAARRAARAGRLPGGAPEAPPLRLAREGERLRITLDRPARRNAFSAAMRDALVEALALATEDAALREVVLEGAGAAFCAGGDLDEFGTRPDPATAHAVRTTRSAARALAACAPRVTALVHGACFGAGLELAAFAGRVCVREGARLALPELAMGLVPGAGGTVSLPRRIGRQRTAWLALTGAELDAPTALAWGLADELLPAGEASAPRGP; encoded by the coding sequence ATGACGAGCGCAGCGCGAGTCCATTCCCTCCCCGAGGCGCTCGCGCGCCTGCGCGCGCCCGACGCCGCGGAGGCCTTCGGTCCCCTCGGCGCCGAGCCGCTGCTCGCGGTCGACGTCGAGGCGGGCGCCAGCAGCGCCCGGCTCGGGGCCGGAGTCGCCCTGCCCGGCGCCGCCGACGCGCTGCGCGCCCGGCTCGCACGCCTGCCGTGCCCGACCGTCGCACTGGCCCGCGGCGGCGCGCAGGGCACGGCCGCGAAGCGCTGGGGGCCGGCCTTCGACGTCGTCGTCGAATCCGATGCCGCGCTGGCGCAGGTGGCCGGGGCCGCCGCCCGCACGCCGATCGCGGCAGCGACCTGCGTGCAGCTCCTGCGCCTCGGGGCCTGGCACGATCTCGAGGCCGGCCTCGTCGCGGAGTCGCTCGCCTACGCGACCCTCCAGGGAGGGCCCGAGTTCGCCGCCTGGCTCGCCGCGCGGCGCGCCGCGCGCGCCGGCCGCCTCCCGGGCGGCGCGCCCGAAGCGCCGCCGCTGCGCCTCGCGCGCGAGGGCGAGCGCCTGCGCATCACCCTCGACCGCCCCGCCCGCCGCAACGCCTTCTCGGCCGCGATGCGCGACGCGCTCGTCGAGGCGCTCGCGCTGGCCACCGAGGACGCGGCGCTGCGCGAGGTCGTGCTCGAGGGCGCCGGAGCGGCCTTCTGCGCGGGCGGCGACCTCGACGAGTTCGGCACGCGGCCCGATCCCGCGACGGCCCACGCGGTCCGCACCACGCGCAGCGCCGCCCGCGCGCTCGCTGCGTGCGCGCCGCGGGTGACGGCGCTCGTGCACGGCGCCTGCTTCGGCGCGGGGCTCGAGCTTGCGGCCTTCGCCGGGCGCGTGTGCGTGCGCGAGGGCGCCCGCCTCGCGCTCCCCGAGCTCGCGATGGGGCTCGTACCCGGCGCGGGCGGGACCGTGAGCCTCCCGCGCCGCATCGGCCGGCAGCGGACCGCGTGGCTCGCGCTGACCGGCGCCGAGCTCGACGCCCCGACCGCGCTCGCCTGGGGGCTCGCCGACGAGCTCCTCCCGGCCGGGGAGGCGAGCGCGCCGCGCGGGCCGTGA
- a CDS encoding CoA transferase, which yields MLSRRPVGDKDPAALAWARSGAMALTGFADGAPRAAPASAAVAMERAAQAFAATAARRGVQLALDGPALLGERAAASGLARRGRSSPGGATRLLRAADGWIALTLARPDDLAALPAWLELAPAACAAADPWTVVAAALAERPAAGAVERARLVGLPIALAAPPPRNPPAAVRVAARGPCGERGAAPPLVVDLSSLWAGPLCAQLLGLAGARVVKVESRTRPDGARRGPPAFFDLLHAGHESVVLDFTSVWDRAALRALVSAADVVIESARPRALRQLGIEAEELVATLPGVTWVAISGYGRDEPGADWVAFGDDAAAAGGLWALAGRGLDGPLACADAIADPLAGLHAAAAALAAHEAGGGVLLDVALARVAAAAASYAPPPEEDASLPVAPPRMRRPAARARPPGADTARVLAERDPRRLRPLRRFDRVPPPYPAPESPGPVPSRSKGPAT from the coding sequence ATGTTGTCACGCAGGCCCGTCGGCGACAAGGACCCGGCCGCGCTCGCCTGGGCGCGTTCGGGCGCGATGGCCCTGACCGGCTTCGCAGACGGTGCCCCGCGGGCCGCTCCGGCCTCCGCCGCCGTCGCGATGGAGCGCGCCGCGCAGGCGTTCGCGGCGACCGCCGCCCGGCGCGGCGTGCAGCTCGCGCTCGACGGCCCGGCGCTGCTCGGCGAGCGCGCGGCGGCAAGCGGCCTGGCCCGCCGCGGGCGCTCTTCGCCGGGGGGCGCGACTCGGCTCCTGCGTGCGGCCGACGGCTGGATCGCGCTGACCCTCGCCCGACCGGATGACCTCGCCGCGCTGCCGGCGTGGCTCGAGCTCGCGCCCGCTGCGTGTGCCGCCGCCGACCCGTGGACCGTCGTGGCCGCCGCGCTCGCCGAGCGTCCGGCCGCGGGCGCCGTCGAGCGAGCGCGGCTCGTCGGCCTGCCGATCGCCCTGGCCGCCCCGCCGCCCCGGAACCCGCCCGCCGCCGTGCGCGTCGCCGCCCGCGGGCCATGCGGCGAGCGGGGCGCGGCGCCACCCCTCGTCGTCGACCTCTCCTCGCTCTGGGCGGGACCGCTCTGCGCCCAGCTCCTCGGCCTGGCCGGGGCGCGCGTCGTGAAGGTCGAGAGCCGCACGCGCCCGGACGGCGCCCGCCGCGGCCCGCCGGCCTTCTTCGACCTGCTCCACGCGGGCCACGAGAGCGTGGTGCTCGACTTCACGAGCGTCTGGGACCGCGCGGCCCTCCGCGCGCTCGTCTCGGCCGCCGACGTGGTCATCGAGAGCGCCCGGCCGCGCGCGCTGCGCCAGCTCGGGATCGAGGCGGAGGAGCTCGTGGCGACCCTTCCGGGCGTCACGTGGGTTGCGATCTCGGGCTACGGGCGCGACGAGCCCGGAGCCGACTGGGTCGCGTTCGGCGACGACGCGGCGGCGGCCGGCGGCCTCTGGGCGCTGGCGGGGCGGGGCCTCGACGGTCCGCTCGCGTGCGCGGACGCGATCGCCGACCCGCTGGCCGGCCTGCACGCCGCGGCGGCGGCGCTCGCGGCGCACGAGGCCGGCGGCGGCGTGCTCCTCGACGTCGCGCTCGCGAGGGTGGCGGCCGCCGCCGCCTCGTACGCGCCGCCGCCGGAGGAGGACGCCTCGCTCCCGGTCGCGCCGCCGCGCATGCGGCGGCCGGCGGCCCGCGCGCGGCCGCCCGGCGCCGACACCGCGCGCGTGCTCGCGGAGCGGGATCCGCGACGCCTGCGGCCGCTCCGGCGCTTCGATCGCGTCCCGCCGCCGTATCCAGCGCCGGAGTCCCCCGGGCCCGTTCCGTCCCGGTCGAAGGGGCCGGCAACCTGA
- a CDS encoding DUF4105 domain-containing protein — MRLGLHPQCAFPARFAWLAAALETAGDAIPRVPCPALDAWRADLGPVAGVSLIFPEAYMNNPASMFGHTLLRLDRAPPDAHEDRRDLLAYAVNFAADTGDDGGALFAVKGLTGLYPGTFSLWPYYAKVQQYGDWERRDIWEYRLALTPGEIERLLLYVFELRQVRFDYFFFDENCSYQLLGLLEVARPGLALRDRFHGWAIPADTVRAVLAETGLTAEPTWRPSAATRIAARARALPSGARRLARELASGARPPGDPAVAALPADERASLLLLAYDLLRLDARAETAAADGPRSLALLRARRATGVRGDPVPGARRPRVSPDAGHPPARVRVGAGVRGERAFVELRARPAFHDLLDPPGGYLPGAEIDFLDVALRYHPAHGDLDLHALTLLEIVSLAPRDGLFRPVSWRVRTGLTSRLVPRSGGGQGDAWFWDLAGGAGLAAPLGERALAYAFAEAQAESSPHLSPAFAIGPGASLGLLFGGAGDRWRAHLRARAVHLALGDPHSAFTLALEQSVRLAPRVALELHVAGERDFGRSWLETGLFLRRWF; from the coding sequence GTGCGCCTCGGCCTGCACCCGCAGTGCGCCTTCCCCGCGCGCTTCGCCTGGCTCGCGGCGGCACTCGAGACGGCCGGCGACGCGATCCCGCGCGTCCCCTGCCCGGCCCTCGACGCCTGGCGCGCCGACCTCGGGCCGGTGGCCGGCGTCTCGCTGATCTTTCCCGAGGCCTACATGAACAACCCGGCCTCGATGTTCGGCCACACGCTCCTGCGTCTCGACCGTGCTCCGCCCGACGCCCACGAGGACCGCCGCGACCTCCTCGCCTACGCGGTCAACTTCGCAGCCGACACCGGCGACGACGGGGGCGCCCTCTTCGCGGTGAAGGGCCTGACCGGCCTCTACCCGGGGACCTTCTCGCTCTGGCCCTACTACGCGAAGGTCCAGCAGTACGGCGACTGGGAGCGCCGCGACATCTGGGAGTACCGGCTCGCGCTCACCCCCGGCGAGATCGAGCGCCTGCTGCTCTACGTCTTCGAGCTGCGCCAGGTCCGCTTCGACTACTTCTTCTTCGACGAGAACTGCTCCTACCAGCTGCTCGGCCTGCTCGAGGTGGCCCGCCCGGGGCTCGCCCTGCGCGACCGCTTCCACGGCTGGGCGATCCCCGCCGATACGGTGCGCGCGGTGCTGGCCGAGACGGGCCTCACCGCGGAGCCGACCTGGCGGCCCTCGGCCGCGACCCGCATCGCCGCGCGCGCCCGCGCGTTGCCATCCGGCGCGCGCCGGCTCGCGCGCGAGCTGGCCTCGGGAGCGCGCCCCCCCGGCGACCCCGCGGTCGCCGCGCTCCCCGCGGACGAGCGCGCCTCGCTCCTGCTGCTCGCCTACGACCTGCTCCGTCTCGATGCGCGGGCCGAGACGGCCGCCGCCGACGGCCCGCGCTCGCTCGCCCTCCTGCGCGCGCGCCGCGCGACCGGCGTGCGCGGCGACCCGGTCCCGGGCGCGCGACGCCCGCGGGTGTCGCCCGACGCCGGCCATCCGCCCGCGCGCGTCCGGGTCGGCGCCGGCGTGCGGGGCGAGCGCGCCTTCGTGGAGCTGCGCGCGCGCCCCGCCTTCCACGACCTCCTCGATCCGCCGGGCGGCTACCTGCCCGGCGCCGAGATCGACTTCCTCGACGTCGCGCTGCGCTACCACCCCGCCCACGGCGACCTCGATCTGCACGCGCTGACCCTGCTCGAGATCGTCTCGCTCGCGCCGCGCGACGGCCTGTTCCGCCCGGTCTCCTGGCGCGTGCGCACGGGGCTCACGAGCCGCCTCGTGCCGCGCTCGGGCGGGGGCCAGGGCGACGCCTGGTTCTGGGACCTCGCGGGCGGGGCCGGGCTCGCCGCGCCGCTCGGCGAGCGCGCGCTCGCCTACGCCTTCGCCGAAGCGCAAGCCGAGAGCTCGCCGCACCTGTCGCCGGCCTTCGCGATCGGGCCGGGCGCGAGCCTCGGGCTCCTCTTCGGCGGCGCCGGGGACCGCTGGCGCGCCCACCTGCGCGCGCGCGCCGTGCACCTCGCCCTCGGCGACCCTCACAGCGCCTTCACGCTCGCCCTCGAGCAGAGCGTGCGGCTCGCGCCGCGCGTCGCGCTCGAGTTGCACGTCGCCGGGGAGCGCGACTTCGGCCGCTCGTGGCTCGAGACCGGCCTCTTCCTGCGCCGCTGGTTCTAG
- a CDS encoding DUF3015 domain-containing protein, with translation MRIHGRTLQGLVIGVFGVALLLAGSAGADGDTGCGLGSQIWEGQSSVPAKVLAATTNGTLGNQTFGITSGTLGCEPGSVIKAEQRLNVFAAVNVDRLAREIAIGEGETLTMLTHLYGVADADREAFAAALHARFDAIFPSATVTAGDVLAGIDRALAGDARLAHYARG, from the coding sequence ATGCGCATCCATGGCAGGACCTTGCAAGGCCTCGTGATCGGCGTGTTCGGCGTCGCGCTGCTGCTCGCGGGATCGGCCGGTGCCGACGGCGACACGGGCTGCGGGCTCGGCTCGCAGATCTGGGAGGGACAGAGCAGCGTCCCGGCGAAGGTGCTGGCCGCGACCACCAACGGCACGCTCGGCAACCAGACCTTCGGGATCACCTCGGGCACGCTCGGCTGCGAGCCGGGCAGCGTGATCAAGGCGGAGCAGCGGCTGAACGTCTTCGCCGCGGTGAACGTCGACCGGCTCGCGCGCGAGATCGCCATCGGCGAGGGCGAGACGCTCACCATGCTCACGCACCTCTACGGCGTCGCCGACGCCGACCGGGAGGCCTTCGCGGCGGCGCTCCATGCCCGCTTCGACGCGATCTTCCCGAGCGCGACGGTGACCGCCGGCGACGTGCTCGCGGGGATCGACCGGGCGCTCGCCGGGGACGCCCGCCTCGCGCACTACGCGCGCGGCTGA
- a CDS encoding sulfatase-like hydrolase/transferase translates to MAGLGLGAPSHGLHPVKVSRQRGGSGRAWRLLFVACLLVVGAVDAVLLQLGASYFSGGFNGVYIRRLPLVASFVVGSLAQDAWMILGVWAVLVPACGLLRLRPIQTFVASALAALAVPLLADFVRYQLHHVLGNLAGFGSLWALAGPDLPSALAEAVSYLPPASAPLLALVLVVPALIAVAPRLERHVRREVFTPPRPKRLWGGFLLCGLAGLLALQVPGAPAERVQFGLRAKPSGMALASLGNRLTDWDRDGFGSFSSLRDPDPFDASISPLALDLPGNGIDENGMGGDHPAGFEAPHPVPLATTRNGSRRDVLLVFLESFRGDLLGRRFQGREVTPFLNRLAREGAHSEHAYAHTPATAASRAQLFSGRLVTRAGQPTLIDDFADAGYFVAYFSGQNELYGNSEAVLGLERADRFYDARQDQDRRTSRSTSPVGLQVSWKTLLARVRSFLDADAPAQPLFLYVNVVDTHFPYHHRELDRIFEIDPLEQMEIRADRAERVWETYLDAAANVDRAVEQLVTAWWERRGRDGVILVTGDHGQSIYDDDGYLGHGRSLHDAQARVPFIVWGLGGEWPEPLGLADVRGLLWRQLADPAARPPARFVPDPERLLFGFGSSLDRPRLIGLRSLASAVLYDLEGGRLELLGPDGEPATVSPEERRARFDSLIWSWEALRLENPTPSRPEDTDP, encoded by the coding sequence GTGGCTGGCCTCGGCCTGGGAGCGCCATCGCACGGCCTGCACCCGGTGAAGGTCTCCCGCCAGCGCGGCGGTTCGGGCCGGGCGTGGCGGCTCCTCTTCGTGGCCTGCCTGCTCGTGGTGGGCGCCGTCGATGCCGTGCTCCTCCAGCTCGGCGCCTCCTACTTCAGCGGCGGCTTCAACGGGGTCTACATCCGCCGCCTGCCCCTCGTCGCGAGCTTCGTCGTGGGCTCGCTCGCCCAGGACGCCTGGATGATCCTGGGGGTCTGGGCGGTTCTCGTCCCCGCGTGCGGCCTGCTCCGGCTGCGCCCGATCCAGACCTTCGTCGCGAGCGCTCTCGCCGCCCTGGCAGTGCCGCTGCTCGCCGACTTCGTCCGCTACCAGCTCCACCACGTGCTCGGCAACCTCGCCGGCTTCGGCTCGCTGTGGGCGCTGGCGGGTCCCGATCTCCCGAGTGCGCTTGCGGAGGCGGTCTCCTACCTGCCGCCAGCGAGCGCCCCGCTTCTCGCGCTGGTCCTCGTCGTGCCGGCCCTGATCGCCGTGGCACCGCGACTGGAGCGACACGTTCGCCGCGAGGTCTTCACGCCACCCCGGCCGAAGCGCCTGTGGGGGGGCTTCCTGCTCTGTGGCCTGGCCGGGCTCCTCGCGCTCCAGGTCCCCGGCGCGCCCGCGGAGCGGGTCCAGTTCGGCCTCCGGGCCAAGCCCAGCGGGATGGCGCTCGCGAGCCTCGGCAACCGGCTCACCGACTGGGATCGCGACGGCTTCGGCAGCTTCTCGAGCCTGCGCGACCCGGACCCCTTCGACGCCTCGATCTCGCCCCTGGCGCTGGACCTGCCGGGCAATGGCATCGACGAGAACGGGATGGGCGGCGACCACCCGGCCGGCTTCGAGGCGCCGCACCCGGTCCCGCTCGCGACGACTCGGAACGGCTCCCGGCGCGACGTCCTCCTGGTGTTCCTCGAGAGCTTCCGCGGCGACCTGCTCGGGCGGCGCTTCCAGGGCCGCGAGGTGACGCCCTTCCTGAACCGGCTCGCGCGCGAAGGCGCCCACAGCGAGCACGCCTACGCCCACACCCCTGCCACAGCCGCCTCGCGCGCGCAGCTCTTCTCGGGGCGCCTCGTCACCCGGGCGGGCCAACCCACCCTGATCGACGACTTCGCGGACGCGGGCTACTTCGTCGCGTACTTCTCGGGCCAGAACGAGCTCTACGGCAACAGCGAGGCCGTGCTCGGCCTCGAGCGCGCGGATCGCTTCTACGACGCCCGACAGGACCAGGACCGGCGCACCTCGCGCTCCACGAGCCCCGTAGGGCTCCAGGTCTCCTGGAAGACGCTGCTCGCTCGGGTGCGAAGCTTCCTCGACGCGGACGCTCCCGCGCAGCCGCTCTTCCTCTACGTGAACGTCGTCGACACCCACTTCCCCTATCACCACCGCGAGCTCGACCGGATCTTCGAGATCGATCCGCTCGAGCAGATGGAGATCCGCGCGGATCGCGCCGAGCGCGTCTGGGAGACCTATCTCGACGCGGCTGCGAACGTGGATCGCGCGGTCGAGCAGCTCGTGACCGCCTGGTGGGAGCGGCGCGGGAGGGATGGCGTGATCCTGGTCACCGGGGACCACGGCCAGTCGATCTACGACGACGACGGCTACCTCGGGCACGGGCGCTCGCTGCACGACGCCCAGGCGCGCGTCCCCTTCATCGTGTGGGGACTCGGGGGCGAATGGCCCGAGCCGCTCGGGCTCGCGGACGTCCGCGGCCTGCTCTGGCGCCAGCTCGCCGACCCCGCGGCCCGGCCGCCGGCACGCTTCGTGCCCGATCCGGAGCGGCTCCTCTTCGGCTTCGGCTCGAGCCTCGACCGGCCGCGGCTGATCGGCCTCCGCTCGCTCGCGAGCGCGGTGCTCTACGACCTCGAGGGGGGACGCCTCGAGCTCCTCGGCCCGGACGGAGAGCCCGCCACGGTCTCGCCCGAGGAGCGGCGCGCGCGCTTCGATTCCCTGATCTGGAGCTGGGAGGCGCTCCGCCTCGAGAACCCGACCCCTTCCCGCCCCGAGGACACCGACCCCTGA
- a CDS encoding exosortase/archaeosortase family protein: MWIAAFLVLAAPTLAFLWEKWTRNIWYNGHGLLMPVILAFVGADALRRRGVTREEPSAWGFAFLVPALALLAIDSAIHTELLSAFALLVALPGFSLLLLGPQRTRALAFPFAVSFLSLPIPAAFLERLHLVLRHLTASGTDWVLQALGFSVFVDGTVMHLPGGTLLVAEECSGFSALYAAVTIALVLAYMTRSPRRRVVILLAAFPLALLCNVMRIVALAIMAEWYGYDLLDTPLHVMSGYVSFVLTLAILFLFAERRPRRARA, encoded by the coding sequence GTGTGGATCGCCGCGTTCCTGGTGCTCGCCGCGCCGACCCTCGCGTTCCTCTGGGAGAAGTGGACGCGAAACATCTGGTACAACGGCCACGGCCTGCTGATGCCCGTCATCCTCGCGTTCGTCGGAGCCGACGCCCTGCGGCGCCGCGGGGTGACCCGCGAGGAGCCTTCGGCGTGGGGGTTCGCGTTCCTGGTCCCGGCGCTGGCGCTGCTCGCCATCGACAGCGCCATCCACACCGAGCTCCTGTCGGCCTTCGCGCTGCTCGTCGCCCTGCCGGGCTTCTCCCTGCTCCTGCTCGGCCCGCAGCGCACGCGCGCCCTCGCGTTCCCCTTCGCCGTGTCGTTCCTGAGCCTGCCGATCCCGGCGGCCTTCCTGGAGCGCCTCCATCTCGTCCTGCGGCATCTCACCGCGAGCGGCACCGATTGGGTGCTCCAGGCGCTCGGCTTCTCGGTCTTCGTGGACGGCACGGTGATGCATCTTCCGGGCGGCACCCTCCTGGTGGCCGAGGAGTGCAGCGGCTTCAGCGCGCTCTACGCCGCCGTCACGATCGCGCTGGTCCTCGCGTACATGACCCGATCGCCGCGGCGCCGGGTGGTGATCCTGCTGGCAGCCTTCCCGCTGGCGCTGCTCTGCAACGTGATGCGCATCGTCGCACTTGCGATCATGGCCGAGTGGTACGGCTACGACCTGCTCGACACGCCCCTCCACGTGATGTCGGGATACGTCTCCTTCGTGCTGACCCTGGCGATCCTCTTCCTCTTCGCCGAGCGTCGCCCCCGGAGAGCCCGCGCGTGA
- a CDS encoding YkgJ family cysteine cluster protein, whose translation MHARHAARLHCRRGCAGCCADDLTVFEVEAERIRVRAPEVLREAPHPPGACAFLDAGGACRIYAHRPYVCRTQGLPLRWLDDEAPDGPVERRDVCPLNEAGPPVEGLPADACWELGPVEARLAALQAGHGGGPLRRVRLRDLFGPKDCRSGDLPPELPPTPRAGPRRAPGT comes from the coding sequence TTGCACGCACGCCACGCCGCGCGCCTGCACTGCCGGCGCGGCTGCGCGGGCTGCTGCGCCGACGACCTGACGGTCTTCGAGGTCGAAGCGGAGCGGATCCGGGTGCGGGCGCCGGAGGTCCTGCGCGAGGCGCCCCACCCGCCCGGGGCCTGCGCCTTCCTCGACGCCGGAGGGGCGTGCCGGATCTACGCGCATCGGCCCTACGTCTGCCGCACGCAGGGGCTCCCCCTGCGCTGGCTCGACGACGAGGCTCCGGACGGCCCGGTCGAGCGGCGCGACGTGTGCCCGCTCAACGAGGCCGGCCCGCCGGTCGAGGGGCTGCCCGCCGACGCGTGCTGGGAGCTCGGCCCGGTGGAGGCGCGCCTCGCCGCGCTCCAGGCCGGGCACGGTGGCGGCCCCTTGCGGCGCGTGCGGCTTCGCGACCTCTTCGGGCCGAAGGACTGCCGCAGCGGCGACTTGCCGCCGGAGCTGCCCCCCACGCCTCGAGCGGGACCGCGCCGGGCGCCGGGGACGTGA